The segment TGAAGCTGCTCGGCCGTGACCTCGACGGGCACGTCGCGGCAGACTTCGGCCAGGCGGCGGCAAAGGCGGGCCATGTCGGCCCCTTCTTCGATCTTCTTGCGTACCGAGGCCGCGCCGCGGATCGGCAGGCTGTCGATCTCGGCGCTGCGAGAGAGCATCTCCTCGATGCTGCCGAAGTGGGCGATGAGCTGGGCGGCGGTTTTGGGCCCGACGCCGCGAACGCCGGGAATGTTGTCGGAGCTGTCTCCCATGAGGCCGAGCACGTCGGGCACAGCCTCCGGCCCCACTCCGAACTTTTCGTGAACCTCGCCGCGATGGACGACCAGGTCGCGCATGGGGTCGTACAGCGAGGTGTGGTCGGTCACGCACTGCATGAGGTCTTTGTCGCCGGTCACGATGACGACGTCGAAGCCGTCGGCTTCGAAACGCGAGGCCAGCGTGGCCAGGATGTCGTCGGCCTCGTAGCCGCCAAAGTCCACGCAGGGGATCTCGAGCGCAGCGACGAGGCGGCGGACGTAGGGGAACTGGACCTTGAGAGCCTCGTCCGGCTCCAGGCGATTGGCCTTGTACGCGGGGAAAAGGTCGCGGCGGAACGTCGCGCGGGCCGTATCGAAGCAGCAGCCCATCAGCACCGGTCTCTTGTCGCGGATCAGCTTCTCGAGCATCGTCGAGACGCCGTGGACCGCGCCCGTGGCCAGGCCCTTCGACGTCGTCAGCGGCGGCAGCGCGTGGTAGGCCCGGAAAATGAAAAAGCTCGTATCGAGCAAGTAAACGGTCCCGCAGGCCACGCGCCCCTGTCAGCCTTCCCCCGTCCCGTTGCAAGCCAGCGGTGTGACCGGCGGCGCCCGGCGCTTGCGATCCAGGGCGGTACGCGCCGGACTACGAAGCACGATCGTCACCCGCCGGTGAAAATTCCTGCCGAAGCAGCGAATAAACGGTTTTGACACCCGTCATGGGGCTGAATAGAACCGGAGCATCGCGTGCGCCCTGCCGGCGGCATCGACCCCGGGAAAACGGACTTTCGAAGACCGGCGCAGCGATCACCCACAGCCCAAAACCGAGCGGGAATGATTGAAGTCAAGCACCTGACGAAGACCTACGGGTCCATCACAGCTGTCGACGACGTCTCCTTCAGCGTTGCGACCGGAGAAGCCGCCGGCTTCCTCGGTCCCAACGGCGCAGGCAAGACGACGACGATGCGCATCCTCACGGGCTTCATGCCCGCCACTTCGGGCACCGTCACCGTCGACGGCTTCGATGTCTTCAAGGACTCCTTCGAAGTTCGAAAACGCATCGGCTACCTGCCCGAGACTCCGCCGCTCTACCTGGAGATGACCGTGCGCAGCTACCTGCGCCACGTCGGCAAGCTCAAGGCGATCCCGGGATCGAAGGTTTCGGCCGCCGCCGACCAGGTCATCGAGGAGTGCGGCCTGGAAATCGTCGCCGGGCGCCTCTGCGGGCATCTGTCGAAAGGATTCCGGCAACGAGTCGGCCTTGCCCAGGCGCTGATCCACCGCCCCGCGGTGCTCGTGCTCGACGAGCCTACCGTCGGCCTCGACCCTGCCCAGATCATCGAGATCCGGGCACTGATCCGCGGCCTGTCCGCCGAGCGCACCGTGATCCTGTCGACGCACATCCTCCCGGAGGTCCAGCAGATCTGCCAGAAAGTCGTGCTGATCAACGGCGGCCGCATCGCGCTCGAGTCGAACATGGCCGAGCTCGTGCGCGAGCGCAGCCTGGAGGAAGAATACCTGAGGCACGTCACCGGCGATGCGGCCATGGCCGAGCAGGCCGCCGCCCTCGGAGGCACCCATGCGTAACGTGCTGGCGATCGCGTGGCGCGACATCCGCGCCGTCTTCGTCTCCCCGATCGCGTACGTGGTGCTGACCGGGTTCACGCTGCTGTCGGGCTGGTTCTTCTTCAACATGCTCGGGCAGTTCAACCGCCTGGCCAGCCAGTACGCGAGCCTCCAGGGCATGGACACGACCTGGCTCAACCTGAACGACGCGGTGATCGCGCCGCTGCTGCACAACCTTCTGTTCGTGCTGCTGATCGTGATCCCGATGATCACGATGCGCAGCTTTTCGGAAGAGAAGAGCCAGTCCACCTTCGAGCTGCTGTTCACTTCGCCGGTGCGCATCAGCGAGATGGTGCTCGGCAAGTACCTGGCCGGCGCGTTCCTCGTCACGCTGATGGTCGCCCTGTCGTTCCTGTTTCCCGCGATGCTGTTCTGGTTCGGCAACCCCGAGCTCGGCATGACGCTCGCCGGCATGCTCGCGCTTTACCTTACGGCGCTGTCGTTCGTCGCCGTCGGCAACTTCACCTCCGCCCTTACGTCCAACCAGATCATCGCGACGATCAGCGCCCTTGTGATCCTGCTGCTGCTGTTCGTCATCAACTGGCCGGCCGAAGGCGCCGGCGTGAAGGTGGCCGGCGTGCTCGGCTACCTGTCCGTGTCGGAGCACTTCGGCAAGATGGCCAAGGGCGTGATCGAGACGAGCGACCTCGTCTACTTCGTCAGCCTCACCACGGTATTCCTGTTCCTGACCCACCGCGCGGTGGAGTCGAGCCGCTGGAAGTAGACATGGGCAAGCGCGCTCCGATCCTCGGCATTGCCGGTCTCGTTTTTCTCGTCTTCGGGCTGCTCGAGCACGCGCTGACCTACAACCCGATCATCGGGTTCTGGGACTTCGGCTGGTTCTCGCTGGTCCACATCGGCGCAGGCCTGGTCTGCATCGCGTGGTTCCTCACGTCCGGCAGCGGCTCGCTTACCGAATTCCTGCGCCGCCGCTCGACCCGCTACGGCACCAACGCCCTTGTCTACTCGGCGATCTTCGTCGCGATCATCGTGATGCTGAACCTGCTGGGCGCGCGCTACAACAAGCGCTTCGACATGTCCCAGGCAGGCGTCAACAGCCTGACGGATGCTTCGCGCCAGGTGCTCGACAAGCTCGACGGCGACGTCGAAGTGCTCGCGTTCGTCGGCCCCCAGGAAAAGCCGTTCGTCGAGGAAGTCTCGTCGATCTACAGCTCGTACACGAGCAAGGTGAAGTGGCAGATCATCGATCCCCAGGTCAGCCCCGAGATCGCGCAACGCGAGCTGATCCAGTCGGTGCCGACGCTGAAGGTGAAGAAGGCAGACCGCTCGGCCACCACCGACAAGATCGAGGAAGAGTCGATCACCAACGCGATCCACAAGGTCGCGACGAGCTCGCAGAAGAAGATCTACTTCCTCACGGGCCACGGCGAGCCGGGCATCGACAAGAAAGACACGCCCGGAGGGATGGGGCTCTTCGCCGATACTCTGCGCAACCAGAACTACGAGGTCGACAGCATCGATGCAACGAGCGCCGAGATCCCCGACGACTGCGCCGTCCTCATCGTCGCAACCGGCGACCGCGACCATTTCCCGGCCGAGCTCGACAAGGTCAAGGGCTACATGAAGAAGGGCGGCAACGTCCTTGCCCTTCTCGAACCGCGCAAGGACGACCCCCTGGTCAATTTCGTGCGCGACTTCGGCGTGCGCGTCGGCGACGACGTGATCCTCGACCAGACCGTGCGCCTGTTCGAAGGCGCCACCATCGGCAGCGACGTGATCGTCTCCCAGTACGGCGACCATCCGTCCGTCAAGCCTCTTACCGAGCGCAGCCTGTTCTCGCTGGTACGTTCGGTGTCGCCGCCGGTCGACGAGAACGCCAAGGCTCCGGCCAAGTTCAAGCCGCTGGCGTTCACGTCGCAGACGAGCTGGGCCGAGACCGACGTCGACCGCGTCTTCGAGAAGGGAGAAGCGGCGCTCGACGACAACGACATCAAGGGACCGGTGCCGATCGGCGCCGCCGGCGAAGCGTCGGTCACCGGCATCGGCGGCCAGCCGGGCAAGAATTTCAAGCTCGCCATTTTCGGTGACACCAGCTTCCTGACGAACCAGTATCTTCGCCAGCTCTACAACGATGCCGTCGGCCAGAGCGTCGTCGGCTGGCTCGCCGGACAGGAAGAGCTGATCTCGATCGCGCCTCGCGTCGTTCGTGCCTCGCGCGCGTTCCTCGGCGAGACCGAAGCACGCACCGTGTTCTACCTTTCGGTGCTGGTGCTGCCCGAGTTGATCCTGCTGGCCGGCATCGTCGTCTGGTGGAGGCGCTCTTCGCTGTGAGCTTCGTCCGCACCCTGGTCCTGCTCGTCGTCGCGTCAGCGATGGGAGCCTGGCTCTACTTTTACGAAGAACCGAAAGCCGAGCAGGAGGCCAGGGCGAACATCCTGCTCGATTTCGAGCCCGCGACGATCGACAAGCTGAGGCTCGCCTACCCCGACAATACCGAGATCGTCGCACAGAAAGACGGCGACAACTGGAAG is part of the Candidatus Binatia bacterium genome and harbors:
- a CDS encoding ABC transporter permease — translated: MRNVLAIAWRDIRAVFVSPIAYVVLTGFTLLSGWFFFNMLGQFNRLASQYASLQGMDTTWLNLNDAVIAPLLHNLLFVLLIVIPMITMRSFSEEKSQSTFELLFTSPVRISEMVLGKYLAGAFLVTLMVALSFLFPAMLFWFGNPELGMTLAGMLALYLTALSFVAVGNFTSALTSNQIIATISALVILLLLFVINWPAEGAGVKVAGVLGYLSVSEHFGKMAKGVIETSDLVYFVSLTTVFLFLTHRAVESSRWK
- a CDS encoding ATP-binding cassette domain-containing protein, which produces MIEVKHLTKTYGSITAVDDVSFSVATGEAAGFLGPNGAGKTTTMRILTGFMPATSGTVTVDGFDVFKDSFEVRKRIGYLPETPPLYLEMTVRSYLRHVGKLKAIPGSKVSAAADQVIEECGLEIVAGRLCGHLSKGFRQRVGLAQALIHRPAVLVLDEPTVGLDPAQIIEIRALIRGLSAERTVILSTHILPEVQQICQKVVLINGGRIALESNMAELVRERSLEEEYLRHVTGDAAMAEQAAALGGTHA
- a CDS encoding Gldg family protein, with the translated sequence MGKRAPILGIAGLVFLVFGLLEHALTYNPIIGFWDFGWFSLVHIGAGLVCIAWFLTSGSGSLTEFLRRRSTRYGTNALVYSAIFVAIIVMLNLLGARYNKRFDMSQAGVNSLTDASRQVLDKLDGDVEVLAFVGPQEKPFVEEVSSIYSSYTSKVKWQIIDPQVSPEIAQRELIQSVPTLKVKKADRSATTDKIEEESITNAIHKVATSSQKKIYFLTGHGEPGIDKKDTPGGMGLFADTLRNQNYEVDSIDATSAEIPDDCAVLIVATGDRDHFPAELDKVKGYMKKGGNVLALLEPRKDDPLVNFVRDFGVRVGDDVILDQTVRLFEGATIGSDVIVSQYGDHPSVKPLTERSLFSLVRSVSPPVDENAKAPAKFKPLAFTSQTSWAETDVDRVFEKGEAALDDNDIKGPVPIGAAGEASVTGIGGQPGKNFKLAIFGDTSFLTNQYLRQLYNDAVGQSVVGWLAGQEELISIAPRVVRASRAFLGETEARTVFYLSVLVLPELILLAGIVVWWRRSSL